The DNA window CAAGGTGTTCAGTGTCCGGGGCCGGGTCGTCATCGAGGACGCGGCGGGGGACGAGGTCGCCTCCGTGCACCGCCATCTGATCGCGCTGCGGCCGACCTACGAGATCCGGATCGGTGGGGAGAAGGCCGCCGAGGTACGCAAGAAGCTGTTCACCCCGTTCCGTGACAAGTTCACCATCGACGTCCCCGGGCCGGAAGACCTGGAGATGAAGGGTGACCTGCTCGACCACGAGTACGTGATCGAGCAGGCCGGTGACGAGGTCGCGTCGGTGTCGAAGCGGTGGCTGACCATCCGTGACACGTACGCGGTGAAGGTCGCCGACGGCGTCGACCCGCTGCTGATCATCGGCAGCGTGCTGGCGCTCGACCTGGCGCTGGACCGCGAGGCGAAGGACCGCGAGCCCGGTAAGGACGACTGACCGGGGCGCGGCCCGGCACAGGTTAACTGGATCGCCTGGCGCGTTCCTCG is part of the Actinoplanes missouriensis 431 genome and encodes:
- a CDS encoding LURP-one-related/scramblase family protein, translating into MKVQNGLMFVIKERFFAIGDDFDVLDEHGDKVYHVDGKVFSVRGRVVIEDAAGDEVASVHRHLIALRPTYEIRIGGEKAAEVRKKLFTPFRDKFTIDVPGPEDLEMKGDLLDHEYVIEQAGDEVASVSKRWLTIRDTYAVKVADGVDPLLIIGSVLALDLALDREAKDREPGKDD